The Marinobacter sp. ANT_B65 genome has a segment encoding these proteins:
- a CDS encoding DUF2894 domain-containing protein, with amino-acid sequence MTADSVLHLTLEELRHSGANRFDPVRFRYLEACEQRLRGKDLQNGPHWQKLEQAVSEYQARLKTSEQPEPASAPPEPSPLSTLLNALNQPAEAPATTPRSALEQRIFGATEEPSSASGTGTPQPLKAMARAKADQSTHALHDRIQQAIESTPKDAGPMNAHRLVSRAIAEMQKLSPEYLNRLVNYTDTLMVLEKLGRKGG; translated from the coding sequence ATGACTGCAGACTCGGTCCTGCATTTAACGCTGGAAGAACTCAGGCATTCAGGTGCCAACCGGTTTGACCCTGTCCGCTTCCGCTACCTGGAAGCCTGCGAACAACGCCTTCGCGGTAAAGACCTGCAAAACGGCCCGCACTGGCAAAAACTGGAACAGGCGGTATCCGAATACCAGGCCAGACTCAAAACCTCAGAGCAACCTGAGCCTGCCTCTGCGCCCCCCGAACCTTCGCCTCTGTCGACCTTACTGAATGCCCTGAACCAGCCAGCAGAAGCACCCGCCACAACGCCCCGCTCTGCCCTTGAGCAGAGAATTTTCGGGGCAACAGAGGAACCCTCATCAGCATCAGGCACAGGCACCCCCCAACCCCTGAAAGCCATGGCCAGAGCCAAAGCGGACCAGAGCACTCACGCCCTGCATGACCGCATTCAACAGGCTATCGAAAGCACACCAAAAGATGCCGGCCCGATGAATGCACACAGGCTGGTAAGCCGGGCTATTGCGGAGATGCAGAAGCTGTCCCCCGAGTACCTGAACCGGCTTGTGAACTACACAGATACGCTGATGGTGCTGGAGAAGCTTGGCCGGAAGGGTGGTTAG
- a CDS encoding OmpA family protein translates to MEQLEGGEQQSAPVWAIFSDLMAALVGILALMLVWVIGIQLELSQSLDQEIEKREAEEQRRMALEQALEDPLTKGLVTFHDGRIGISGNVLFELNSDQLQAEGEEVLESLVPPLETYLEQHDELLMVSGFTDDLPMHPGSRYGDNWGLSAQRALTVTRTLTSLGLPNDRVFAAAFGPHHPAVPNTDSESRAQNRRVEISTVPRAPSTTDEQEGEAGD, encoded by the coding sequence ATGGAACAGCTGGAAGGCGGCGAACAACAATCCGCACCAGTCTGGGCGATATTCTCGGACCTGATGGCTGCGTTGGTGGGCATTCTGGCGCTGATGCTTGTGTGGGTAATCGGTATCCAGCTGGAACTCAGCCAGTCGCTGGACCAGGAAATTGAAAAACGGGAAGCCGAAGAGCAACGCCGGATGGCTCTGGAGCAGGCCCTGGAAGACCCGCTTACCAAAGGGCTGGTAACCTTCCATGATGGCCGCATTGGCATCAGCGGCAACGTGCTGTTTGAGCTCAATTCCGACCAGCTCCAGGCCGAAGGTGAGGAAGTGCTGGAATCACTGGTCCCGCCCCTGGAAACCTATCTTGAACAGCATGATGAATTGCTGATGGTGAGCGGTTTTACCGATGACCTGCCCATGCATCCCGGCAGCCGTTATGGAGATAACTGGGGGTTGTCAGCCCAACGGGCGCTGACAGTTACCCGAACCCTCACCAGCCTGGGCCTGCCCAACGACCGCGTGTTTGCCGCCGCTTTCGGCCCGCATCACCCGGCTGTGCCCAATACAGACTCAGAATCCCGGGCTCAGAACCGGCGGGTAGAAATCAGCACAGTGCCACGGGCACCATCCACGACAGATGAACAAGAAGGCGAGGCTGGCGACTGA
- a CDS encoding DUF802 domain-containing protein, which yields MSRLFFTLAFAIGLAAVCWVGAGFIGSDRLALAFTGIIALVYCLGFGELVNFRRQTRQLAEKVNQLPETHDQITAWLGALPQPMQFPVQRRIEGHAAGLPAPQMTPYLTGLLVMLGLLGTFAGMIVTLGGAASALDNSTELSAIRSALAAPIAGLSLAFGTSIAGVAASAMLGLASTLSRRDRLQESRTLDSTLREKLHHLSADHQRQQAFHALETQALALPEMASAMERMTSRMEQLGQQLEQSLTRNQQEFHSTVGSHYQTLADSVAQSLTKALDDSSKQAAERVEPIVISAMEQLQKETHTVHQAWSDDARQQLAELTSRFQKTTEEAGERWQQSLSEQQKTSTTSARALQEHSEKHHARLQEHSEQHLARLQVQSRELIASLQQSLTGYQEHLQRNSADLVNSQKTGIDELISTIGQQLSGLRDQEAARAESAATRLESLEATAARHLAELGTALETPMTRLIETASETPKAAAEVIRQLQTEIARNSERENELLEERQRLVQELDSLLESQRNSADSQQSAVDSLINGAKETLTDISERFNTLIQEQSQQLGRLGNDITGSSQEVGALSDAFAQAIELFSQSNQQVVASLSDIQKALDKAGSRHDEQLAYYVAQAREIIDLSVSSQQDVIDAAAALRQAGTSEAG from the coding sequence ATGAGTAGACTGTTTTTTACCCTGGCTTTCGCCATCGGCCTTGCGGCGGTGTGCTGGGTCGGCGCAGGTTTTATTGGTTCCGATAGGCTGGCCCTGGCGTTCACCGGCATTATTGCTCTGGTGTATTGCCTGGGCTTTGGTGAGCTGGTGAATTTCCGCCGGCAAACCCGCCAGCTCGCAGAAAAAGTTAACCAGCTCCCCGAAACCCATGACCAGATAACCGCCTGGCTGGGCGCCCTGCCCCAGCCCATGCAGTTTCCCGTACAGCGCCGGATTGAAGGCCATGCCGCAGGCCTGCCCGCGCCCCAAATGACACCCTACCTGACCGGCCTGCTGGTGATGCTGGGCTTGCTAGGCACATTCGCCGGCATGATCGTAACCCTGGGAGGCGCTGCCTCGGCACTGGACAACAGTACGGAACTCAGTGCCATCCGCAGTGCGTTGGCCGCACCCATCGCAGGGCTGAGCCTGGCTTTCGGTACATCCATAGCCGGTGTTGCTGCCTCAGCCATGCTGGGGCTGGCATCAACCCTCAGCCGCCGGGACCGGCTACAGGAATCCCGGACGCTTGATTCAACCCTGCGGGAAAAACTGCACCACCTGTCTGCAGACCATCAGCGCCAGCAGGCTTTCCATGCCCTGGAAACCCAGGCACTGGCACTGCCGGAAATGGCATCGGCCATGGAGCGCATGACCTCGCGAATGGAACAGCTCGGTCAGCAACTGGAACAGTCCCTTACCCGCAACCAGCAGGAATTCCACAGCACAGTCGGCAGCCACTACCAGACTCTGGCCGACTCGGTCGCACAGTCGCTGACCAAGGCGCTGGATGACAGTTCGAAGCAGGCGGCTGAACGGGTAGAGCCCATTGTTATCAGTGCCATGGAACAACTGCAAAAAGAAACTCACACAGTGCATCAAGCCTGGTCTGATGATGCCCGCCAGCAACTTGCGGAACTCACATCCCGTTTCCAGAAAACCACAGAAGAGGCTGGCGAACGCTGGCAGCAGAGCCTGTCTGAACAGCAAAAAACCAGTACAACTTCTGCCCGGGCACTGCAGGAACACAGTGAAAAGCATCATGCCAGACTGCAGGAACACAGCGAGCAACACCTCGCCAGATTGCAGGTCCAGTCCCGGGAACTCATTGCCAGCCTGCAGCAGTCACTGACCGGGTATCAGGAACACCTCCAGCGCAACAGCGCAGACCTGGTGAACAGCCAGAAAACCGGCATAGACGAGCTGATATCCACCATAGGCCAACAGCTTTCCGGACTGAGGGATCAGGAAGCCGCGCGGGCAGAATCAGCCGCCACCCGCCTGGAGAGCCTGGAAGCCACAGCAGCCAGGCACCTGGCGGAACTGGGCACAGCGCTGGAAACACCCATGACCCGCCTGATTGAAACCGCCTCCGAAACCCCGAAAGCCGCAGCCGAGGTTATCCGCCAGCTGCAGACGGAAATTGCCCGTAACAGCGAACGGGAAAACGAACTGCTGGAAGAACGCCAGCGACTGGTACAGGAGCTGGACAGCCTGCTGGAAAGCCAGCGCAACAGCGCCGACAGCCAGCAGAGTGCGGTTGACTCACTCATCAACGGCGCCAAAGAAACCCTCACAGACATCAGCGAGCGCTTCAACACCTTGATTCAGGAACAAAGCCAGCAACTGGGCAGACTGGGGAACGACATCACCGGCAGCAGCCAGGAAGTGGGCGCCCTGAGCGATGCCTTCGCACAAGCCATTGAACTGTTCAGCCAGTCCAACCAACAGGTGGTCGCCAGCCTGTCAGACATCCAGAAGGCACTGGACAAGGCCGGAAGCCGTCACGACGAACAACTGGCCTACTACGTGGCCCAGGCGCGGGAAATCATCGACCTGAGTGTCAGCTCCCAGCAAGATGTCATTGATGCCGCCGCAGCACTGCGCCAGGCTGGCACCAGCGAGGCCGGCTGA
- a CDS encoding DUF3348 family protein, translated as MRTRPMPSAPLAQTGPRDRLLQQLANTAVLPEHSQLPCLSERLGRLFGLGDTMNLDAATAYRTRQPGEVQEAMVNTLTDELATTRRALIRRIQEWADELEFEGEPEFEPVQNAWLALRRRITANSRQLRDKVRKSMKIQGQTLARLAELDAVFDHTMAGYTSQCFSQISRVLEQHFQALQTPSEQTQESGQPPENWFHRYCEETQIMLLAELDVRLEPVLGLLEACHNEVNKTP; from the coding sequence GTGAGAACACGCCCAATGCCATCCGCACCTCTGGCACAGACAGGCCCCAGGGACAGACTGTTGCAGCAACTGGCCAATACCGCCGTGCTGCCTGAACACAGCCAGTTACCATGCCTTTCCGAACGGCTCGGCCGTCTTTTCGGGCTGGGTGACACCATGAACCTGGATGCCGCGACCGCTTACCGTACACGGCAGCCGGGCGAAGTGCAGGAAGCGATGGTAAACACGCTGACCGACGAGCTGGCCACTACCCGCCGGGCCCTGATTCGCCGCATTCAGGAATGGGCCGATGAGCTGGAATTTGAAGGCGAGCCGGAATTTGAGCCAGTGCAGAATGCCTGGCTCGCACTAAGGCGCAGAATCACCGCGAACAGCCGACAACTCCGGGACAAGGTACGCAAGTCCATGAAAATCCAGGGGCAGACTCTGGCCCGGTTGGCCGAACTGGATGCGGTGTTCGACCACACCATGGCTGGCTACACCAGCCAGTGTTTTTCTCAAATTTCCCGGGTACTGGAACAGCATTTCCAGGCCTTACAGACACCCTCTGAGCAAACCCAGGAATCAGGCCAGCCCCCTGAAAACTGGTTCCACCGTTACTGCGAGGAAACGCAGATTATGTTACTTGCTGAACTGGATGTTCGGCTGGAGCCGGTGCTTGGTTTGCTTGAAGCCTGCCACAACGAGGTTAACAAGACCCCATGA
- a CDS encoding metallophosphoesterase: MRLRILSDLHVECFQEGRDLPDVAADVVILAGDIHRTGEGLAWAAEQFAGQEIIYVPGNHEFYGTSMPDARKAMAAEAGRLGIHLLDNNTVDIGKVRFHGTTLWTDFRLYAGQPDYDPSQTEERALAFMPDFRIIEQPEGEVYTTAESQRLHAEAIAWLEAELSEPCSGPRVVISHHAPLPECIPPKYKGDSLSPAFASDLRAMMGKMDLWVHGHVHEPVDLQVAGTRIFANPGAYPKEYEPPLFVADRIVEV, translated from the coding sequence GTGCGCTTGCGAATACTGTCGGATTTGCATGTTGAGTGTTTTCAGGAAGGTCGTGATCTGCCGGATGTAGCTGCAGATGTGGTTATTCTTGCCGGGGACATTCACCGTACAGGGGAAGGCCTTGCCTGGGCAGCGGAACAGTTTGCCGGGCAGGAGATCATCTACGTTCCGGGTAACCATGAGTTTTACGGTACAAGCATGCCCGATGCGCGTAAGGCCATGGCTGCCGAGGCGGGGCGCCTGGGCATTCACCTGCTGGATAACAACACGGTGGATATTGGCAAGGTGCGCTTTCACGGCACCACACTTTGGACAGATTTTCGTCTGTATGCCGGCCAGCCTGATTATGATCCATCGCAGACGGAAGAGCGCGCGCTCGCCTTTATGCCCGATTTCCGCATTATCGAGCAGCCGGAGGGTGAGGTTTACACTACGGCAGAAAGCCAGAGGCTGCATGCAGAAGCCATTGCCTGGCTTGAGGCGGAGCTGAGCGAACCCTGCTCGGGGCCGCGAGTGGTGATCAGCCACCATGCGCCGTTACCTGAGTGTATTCCGCCGAAATACAAGGGGGATTCGTTATCTCCAGCCTTCGCTTCGGACTTGCGGGCAATGATGGGGAAAATGGACCTGTGGGTTCACGGCCATGTTCACGAACCCGTTGATCTGCAGGTTGCCGGCACCCGGATATTTGCCAACCCGGGTGCTTACCCGAAGGAATATGAGCCACCACTGTTTGTTGCAGACAGAATCGTCGAGGTCTGA
- a CDS encoding DOPA 4,5-dioxygenase family protein: MNETRRPVNSHKAYHAHVYFEKETLSFATSLCEQAGKKFGLKVGRVHQKMVGPHPKWSCQITFGSQHFDDFVTWLELHREGLTILIHALSGNDLEDHTIYAYWLGGSVELDLSMFEQAI, encoded by the coding sequence ATGAATGAAACCAGGCGCCCTGTTAATTCTCACAAGGCTTACCATGCACACGTATATTTTGAGAAAGAGACATTGTCTTTTGCGACGTCTTTGTGTGAGCAGGCTGGTAAAAAATTCGGCCTGAAAGTTGGTCGAGTGCATCAGAAGATGGTTGGGCCGCACCCAAAGTGGAGCTGCCAGATTACATTTGGATCTCAGCATTTTGATGATTTTGTTACCTGGCTTGAATTACACAGAGAAGGGCTTACGATTCTGATACATGCTCTATCCGGCAATGATCTGGAAGACCATACAATATACGCGTACTGGTTAGGAGGCAGTGTTGAGCTCGATTTATCCATGTTTGAGCAGGCAATATGA
- the amn gene encoding AMP nucleosidase, whose protein sequence is MTLSCADNFVEVTTAEAAVDRLATLYGQATSALRAALKQYISDRQLPEDARTAFRYPELRLTYRAQGEMPSSMRAYARLQVPGVYSITVTQPEAFRRYLESQLGHMMRDFAVVVEVGSSQVDIPYPYVVEQGDELGASGVTASELARVFPSTDLSATNDGTADGLYDWQELEQMPLALFDAARTDFSLRRLVHYTGSDWQHVQPWILLTNYHRYVDQFIRHGLDMLQGDSRFQSMVLPGNVVIERGMAEGEMQAIIDSVVWHQFQMPAYHLKAVEPEQGITLVNIGVGPSNAKNITDHLAVLRPHCWLMIGHCGGLRQSQVIGDYVLAHAYMRRDGILDRVLPPYIPLPALAEVQQVLQQAAAEITGEEGETLRRRLRTGTVLTYDDRNWELRWAQERPQINLARAIAVDMESGTVAAQGYRLRVPYGTLLCVSDKPLHSEIKLPGAAGAFYERAVAQHLHIGIRALELMRSERYTLHSRKLRSFDEPPFR, encoded by the coding sequence GTGACACTTTCTTGTGCTGATAACTTTGTTGAAGTGACCACTGCTGAAGCAGCGGTTGATCGTCTCGCCACCCTTTATGGGCAGGCAACCAGCGCACTGCGCGCGGCTCTGAAACAGTATATTAGCGATCGCCAGCTGCCGGAGGATGCCCGGACCGCCTTTCGTTACCCGGAACTGCGCCTGACGTACCGCGCCCAGGGAGAGATGCCCAGCAGTATGCGTGCCTACGCACGGCTGCAGGTACCCGGTGTTTACAGCATCACGGTGACTCAGCCAGAGGCCTTCAGGCGTTATCTGGAGAGCCAGTTGGGGCACATGATGAGGGATTTCGCAGTAGTTGTTGAGGTGGGTTCGAGCCAGGTCGACATTCCCTATCCCTATGTTGTTGAGCAGGGGGACGAGCTTGGTGCTTCGGGTGTTACCGCCAGTGAACTGGCGCGGGTATTTCCCAGCACGGATCTGTCTGCCACCAACGATGGCACCGCCGATGGCCTGTACGACTGGCAAGAGCTGGAGCAAATGCCGCTGGCCCTGTTTGATGCGGCGCGCACGGATTTTTCATTACGCCGGCTGGTGCATTACACCGGCAGCGACTGGCAGCATGTGCAGCCCTGGATATTGCTGACTAACTACCACCGGTACGTTGACCAGTTTATCCGTCACGGGTTGGATATGCTGCAGGGCGACTCGCGCTTTCAGAGCATGGTATTGCCCGGTAATGTGGTGATTGAGCGGGGGATGGCCGAAGGTGAGATGCAGGCGATTATCGACTCTGTGGTCTGGCATCAGTTCCAGATGCCGGCTTATCACCTGAAGGCGGTTGAACCTGAACAGGGCATTACTTTGGTAAATATTGGCGTAGGGCCGTCCAACGCCAAGAACATAACTGATCACCTTGCCGTACTGCGCCCGCACTGCTGGCTGATGATTGGTCATTGCGGTGGGCTGCGGCAGTCGCAGGTAATTGGTGACTATGTACTGGCCCATGCCTATATGCGCCGGGATGGCATCCTTGATCGGGTATTGCCGCCGTACATTCCTTTACCGGCTCTGGCCGAAGTTCAGCAAGTGCTTCAGCAGGCAGCTGCTGAGATTACCGGCGAGGAAGGTGAGACACTCCGGCGCCGGCTTCGTACCGGCACAGTATTAACCTACGATGATCGTAACTGGGAGTTGCGCTGGGCTCAGGAGCGGCCGCAGATTAACCTCGCCCGTGCCATTGCGGTTGATATGGAGAGCGGCACGGTAGCAGCGCAGGGTTATCGGTTGCGTGTACCTTACGGCACCTTGTTGTGCGTCTCCGACAAGCCACTGCACAGCGAGATCAAACTCCCCGGGGCCGCAGGAGCCTTTTACGAGAGAGCAGTTGCCCAGCATTTGCATATTGGCATCCGCGCACTGGAACTGATGCGCAGCGAGCGTTACACCTTGCACTCGCGCAAACTGCGTAGCTTTGATGAGCCGCCGTTCCGTTGA
- a CDS encoding carboxypeptidase-like regulatory domain-containing protein has product MPGKSYSLLLQSIMALLLCATVLVIPHEANAGMFDQIKQYFKQYDVHLSPEVHGSVRNNGTPLENIEVYRTLDYDKEYVDRVRTDSNGRFSFPEKVIKSRRPGKLFDETRIRQVVGLVYEGEKYLLWYLTGEAGPSRAITERLGTLNCDLTTPEIEFAFDNYEHPDFSHGAFSICRWD; this is encoded by the coding sequence ATGCCCGGAAAATCATACTCACTGCTTCTCCAATCCATTATGGCCTTGCTGCTATGTGCAACCGTTCTTGTTATTCCTCATGAGGCCAATGCAGGTATGTTTGATCAGATAAAGCAGTACTTTAAGCAATACGATGTCCATCTGTCCCCGGAGGTACATGGGAGTGTCCGTAACAACGGAACCCCTCTGGAAAACATTGAGGTCTACCGAACTCTTGATTACGACAAAGAGTACGTCGATAGAGTCAGAACCGACTCAAATGGTCGGTTCAGCTTCCCGGAAAAAGTGATCAAATCCCGACGCCCCGGGAAACTCTTCGACGAAACGAGAATCCGGCAAGTAGTAGGCTTGGTCTATGAAGGCGAAAAATACCTGCTCTGGTACTTGACCGGTGAAGCCGGGCCATCCCGGGCAATTACCGAGCGGCTAGGAACACTGAATTGCGATCTGACCACACCTGAAATTGAGTTTGCATTCGACAATTATGAGCACCCAGACTTTTCTCATGGCGCTTTCAGCATATGCCGCTGGGACTAG
- a CDS encoding transposase: protein MEHPFRYIKQVFGYSKVRYRGLAKNSNRLHLLAAFSNLLIGEKYLVA from the coding sequence GTGGAACATCCCTTTCGGTACATCAAGCAGGTGTTTGGCTACAGCAAGGTTCGCTATCGCGGCCTGGCTAAGAACAGTAACCGGCTGCATTTGCTGGCTGCGTTCAGCAACCTGCTGATCGGTGAAAAATACTTGGTGGCATAG
- a CDS encoding RHS repeat-associated core domain-containing protein, translated as MGKRQYDALGAEVRITGQTSEHYPLPVHKDVLLGEQNPRGHWQWYLRDPQTDEPLLTLIDGQPYYYELDHRMMPVRLWDQNGQKVWQGNADAWGNCQPETLNNAIHQPLRLPGQFEDELTGIVQNRFRDYDPATGRYLTPDPLGLHGGLNSYRYTQNPVDYIDPLGLCDEQQAQKGLLASLWSGTIDALAWVDEKTTIPALADLQTSMLDGLDEMGARAHASGNSWAVPLLGVTYAATYTLMPTSALDVVPVGKAGKLGKLGESAADAGQTVRRTDVPKTIPLRNQVADLSASDRALVESIETFRAHGISNADALDYIQNTPEGRKLFDMTLQSAGPDADLDIVISRAVGYVETGVDMPILREINSPLVKIVPSGGELSIYSPYFTSQKQLDLARKSGRPLSDVFGLPAINDSARYGVFEIVPLNPTTVFESVIAPTSELGGKLTTKGGGVQYIVPDRSQYSLPKFVEVIDDNS; from the coding sequence TTGGGCAAACGCCAGTACGATGCCCTGGGTGCAGAAGTCCGGATCACCGGCCAAACCAGCGAGCACTACCCGCTACCTGTGCATAAGGACGTACTGCTGGGAGAACAGAACCCCAGAGGCCATTGGCAGTGGTACCTCCGTGACCCGCAAACCGACGAACCCCTGCTCACCCTGATCGACGGCCAGCCTTACTACTACGAACTGGACCACCGGATGATGCCCGTCCGCTTGTGGGATCAGAACGGCCAGAAGGTCTGGCAGGGCAACGCCGATGCCTGGGGCAACTGCCAGCCTGAAACACTCAACAACGCCATTCACCAGCCCCTCAGATTACCGGGGCAGTTTGAGGATGAACTGACAGGCATCGTCCAGAACCGGTTCCGGGATTACGATCCCGCCACCGGCCGGTATCTGACGCCGGATCCACTGGGCCTCCACGGTGGACTCAACAGCTATCGCTACACCCAAAACCCAGTTGATTACATTGATCCGCTAGGGCTTTGTGATGAACAGCAAGCGCAGAAAGGGTTGCTCGCATCGCTCTGGAGCGGCACCATCGATGCGCTGGCCTGGGTGGACGAAAAAACCACCATCCCGGCCTTGGCCGACCTCCAGACCAGTATGCTGGACGGGCTGGATGAGATGGGGGCCAGAGCCCATGCCAGCGGCAACAGCTGGGCTGTCCCGCTTCTTGGGGTGACCTACGCCGCCACCTATACACTGATGCCAACAAGCGCCCTTGATGTTGTGCCGGTTGGTAAGGCGGGTAAGCTGGGAAAACTGGGGGAAAGTGCGGCGGATGCTGGGCAGACGGTAAGACGGACGGATGTTCCAAAGACCATACCGCTGAGAAACCAGGTGGCTGATTTGTCAGCATCTGATCGAGCATTAGTTGAGAGTATTGAAACATTTCGAGCTCATGGTATATCAAATGCCGATGCATTAGATTACATTCAGAATACTCCGGAAGGTCGAAAACTATTTGATATGACATTACAGTCTGCTGGGCCCGATGCTGATTTAGATATAGTGATAAGTAGAGCGGTTGGGTATGTTGAGACGGGCGTTGATATGCCGATACTGAGGGAAATAAACTCGCCTCTGGTTAAAATAGTGCCCTCGGGCGGTGAGTTATCCATATACTCTCCATATTTTACAAGTCAGAAGCAGCTAGATTTGGCGAGGAAAAGCGGAAGGCCGCTGTCGGATGTGTTTGGGTTGCCAGCGATAAACGATAGTGCCAGATATGGTGTGTTCGAAATAGTTCCTTTGAATCCTACTACTGTGTTTGAGTCAGTAATTGCTCCTACAAGTGAGCTAGGTGGAAAACTGACTACTAAAGGAGGAGGTGTGCAGTATATTGTTCCTGATAGATCACAATATTCTCTTCCTAAATTTGTTGAGGTGATTGATGATAATTCATAG
- a CDS encoding PAAR domain-containing protein yields MVQFVEVWLAVDQGEQGFVGLRVTEVPLPVALQGDKLVRTRPSGAITGGSTGVFINDKAVTQMSDETTLGGRVIAGNPTVLID; encoded by the coding sequence GTGGTCCAGTTCGTAGAAGTATGGCTGGCCGTCGATCAGGGTGAGCAGGGGTTCGTCGGTTTGCGGGTCACGGAGGTACCACTGCCAGTCGCCCTCCAAGGTGACAAGCTTGTACGTACAAGGCCATCCGGTGCCATCACAGGCGGCTCAACTGGTGTTTTTATCAATGACAAAGCCGTTACCCAGATGAGTGATGAAACGACTCTTGGTGGCAGGGTAATCGCTGGAAATCCGACAGTGCTTATTGATTAG
- a CDS encoding RHS repeat-associated core domain-containing protein, producing the protein MMPVRLWDQNGQKVWQGNADAWGNCQPETLNNTIHQPLRLPGQFEDELTGIVQNRFRDYDPATGRYLTPDPYGIKGGLNSYRYTPNPVDYVDPLGLDFQPCVTASNADKADAAPVSENVPAAQETAAEEGFGAFVLGGAREFLHDTLVSAHSYMTGLTPEEIGDPMGLSPKDGAQAAGAQAYKDNALAINLATAFIPGRHQKIAHDIADSIAEGVPHKIYSEGLAYRTDLREHLAGPHGFKKNGTLHGTHNLNNAIEALVQKGATYELTPTGVKGISELNYKYFNESKGKYVSGRKTVYDPSIYSDDEILNMSQSVGEQAFEMYKSGNVQNFYDISSGGVNFRAYINFDPDTGVPFVGNVHPIN; encoded by the coding sequence ATGATGCCCGTCCGTTTGTGGGACCAGAACGGACAGAAGGTCTGGCAGGGCAACGCCGATGCCTGGGGCAACTGCCAGCCAGAAACACTCAACAACACTATTCACCAGCCCCTCAGATTACCGGGGCAGTTTGAGGATGAACTGACAGGCATCGTCCAGAACCGGTTCCGGGATTACGATCCCGCCACCGGACGGTATCTGACGCCGGACCCCTATGGGATAAAGGGTGGGCTCAACAGTTATCGCTATACGCCGAATCCGGTCGATTATGTAGATCCTTTGGGGCTGGACTTTCAGCCCTGTGTCACAGCCTCTAATGCTGACAAGGCTGATGCTGCGCCAGTTTCTGAAAACGTACCCGCGGCCCAAGAAACAGCTGCTGAGGAGGGATTTGGGGCATTTGTTCTTGGCGGGGCTCGAGAGTTTTTGCATGATACTCTGGTTTCTGCCCACTCCTATATGACAGGATTAACGCCGGAAGAAATTGGGGATCCAATGGGCTTGTCGCCAAAAGATGGTGCGCAGGCAGCCGGGGCACAAGCGTACAAAGACAACGCTTTAGCGATAAACCTGGCGACAGCATTTATTCCGGGGCGGCACCAGAAGATTGCGCACGATATTGCTGACAGTATAGCCGAGGGTGTTCCTCACAAGATTTATTCAGAGGGCTTGGCCTATCGTACTGACTTACGTGAGCATTTGGCTGGCCCTCATGGGTTTAAAAAGAATGGTACTTTACATGGAACCCATAACCTGAATAATGCTATTGAAGCACTAGTTCAGAAAGGAGCAACTTATGAATTGACTCCGACTGGGGTTAAGGGTATTTCTGAACTTAATTATAAATATTTTAATGAGTCGAAGGGGAAGTATGTTAGTGGTCGCAAGACCGTTTATGATCCATCTATATATTCTGATGATGAGATTTTAAATATGTCGCAGAGTGTTGGTGAGCAAGCGTTTGAGATGTATAAGTCTGGAAATGTTCAGAATTTTTATGATATATCTAGTGGTGGTGTCAATTTTAGGGCGTATATTAATTTTGACCCTGATACAGGTGTTCCATTTGTTGGGAATGTTCATCCTATAAATTAG